The Paramagnetospirillum magnetotacticum MS-1 genome includes a region encoding these proteins:
- a CDS encoding IS3 family transposase (programmed frameshift): MKKSRFTDAQIMAILRQAEDGIPVLNLCREHQMSSATFYKWRAKYGGMDASMISEMKGLEDENRRLKKMFAELSLQNELLREAPGKKMSRPSQRREMAETAVARRGISIALACRTFGLSETCYRYSPKLRPENEEIADLLVGLTTSRRTWGFGLCFLYLRNVRGHGWNHKRVYRIYRELELNLRIKPRKRLKRDKPEELTVPDVPNQVWSMDFMADRLEDGRAFRLLNVLDDFNREGLGIEVDFSLPAERVVRMLNRIIEWRGSPKAIRVDNGPEYISGTLMKWAEKRGIALQHIQPGKPQQNAYVERYNRTVRHEWLGQFLFETIQEVQDHATDWLWTYNNDRPNMAIGGITPAQKLKLAA, translated from the exons ATGAAGAAGAGCCGATTTACGGATGCCCAGATCATGGCGATCCTGCGCCAGGCGGAGGACGGCATTCCGGTGCTGAACCTGTGCCGCGAGCACCAGATGAGCAGCGCGACCTTTTACAAATGGCGGGCCAAGTACGGAGGCATGGACGCGTCCATGATCTCGGAGATGAAGGGCCTTGAGGATGAGAACCGGCGGCTGAAGAAGATGTTCGCCGAGCTCAGCCTGCAAAACGAGCTGCTGCGTGAGGCCC CTGGGAAAAAAATGAGCCGGCCATCCCAGCGCCGGGAGATGGCCGAGACAGCGGTGGCGCGACGGGGCATCAGCATTGCTTTGGCATGCCGGACCTTCGGGCTGAGCGAGACGTGCTATCGCTACAGTCCCAAGCTCCGCCCCGAGAACGAGGAGATCGCCGATCTGTTGGTCGGACTGACAACGTCCCGCAGGACGTGGGGCTTCGGGCTGTGCTTCTTGTACCTGCGCAACGTCCGGGGCCATGGCTGGAACCACAAGCGGGTCTACCGGATCTATCGGGAGTTGGAATTGAACCTGCGCATCAAACCCCGCAAGCGGCTCAAGCGCGACAAGCCCGAGGAACTGACGGTGCCCGATGTCCCCAACCAGGTGTGGTCCATGGATTTCATGGCTGACCGGCTGGAGGACGGGAGGGCCTTCAGGCTGCTCAACGTGCTCGACGACTTCAACCGCGAAGGGCTCGGCATCGAGGTGGATTTCTCGCTACCCGCCGAACGGGTCGTACGCATGCTGAACCGGATCATCGAATGGCGTGGCAGCCCCAAAGCCATTCGGGTCGATAACGGCCCGGAATACATCAGCGGCACGTTGATGAAATGGGCTGAAAAACGAGGGATTGCTCTCCAGCATATCCAGCCCGGCAAGCCCCAGCAGAACGCCTATGTGGAGCGCTACAACCGGACGGTCCGCCACGAATGGCTGGGCCAGTTCCTCTTCGAAACCATCCAGGAGGTGCAAGATCACGCCACGGATTGGCTATGGACCTACAACAACGACAGACCCAATATGGCCATCGGCGGCATCACACCCGCCCAGAAACTGAAATTGGCCGCGTGA